One segment of Nocardia farcinica DNA contains the following:
- a CDS encoding DUF5666 domain-containing protein, with the protein MTNPKDPWGQRPEDAPTEHLGPPGYGQQYQHGGVEYPPTEHYDPWSAPPPPNATREFPPMDTQWGAYESGAQPAGQWTGNQWVGASGQQPPGQQPPGGQFPPQQEPPKRNTGLWIALGLGVVALVAVVGVAAGMLLGGDDEDTAAAGTSTTHTLPFPTAGPSTTGELPGLPVPSGLPGLPEMDGLGATMGTITANDGGTLTLSTVAGGTVTVRTDASTQVISLSGVTPGDLPVGDMVMVQGDKGQDGSITAKIIISTALPGGGR; encoded by the coding sequence CAGCGGCCGGAGGACGCGCCGACCGAACACCTCGGTCCGCCCGGGTACGGTCAGCAGTACCAGCACGGCGGCGTGGAGTATCCGCCGACCGAGCACTACGACCCGTGGTCGGCGCCGCCACCGCCGAACGCGACCCGCGAGTTCCCGCCGATGGACACGCAGTGGGGCGCCTACGAGAGCGGGGCGCAGCCGGCCGGCCAGTGGACCGGCAACCAGTGGGTCGGCGCGTCCGGGCAGCAACCACCGGGGCAGCAGCCGCCCGGCGGACAGTTTCCGCCGCAGCAGGAACCGCCCAAGCGCAACACCGGGCTGTGGATCGCGCTCGGCCTGGGCGTGGTGGCGTTGGTCGCCGTGGTGGGCGTCGCGGCGGGCATGCTGCTCGGCGGCGACGACGAGGACACCGCGGCCGCAGGCACCAGCACCACGCACACCCTGCCGTTCCCCACGGCGGGGCCGAGCACCACCGGGGAACTACCCGGTCTGCCCGTGCCGAGCGGGCTGCCCGGCCTGCCCGAGATGGACGGGCTCGGCGCGACCATGGGCACCATCACCGCCAACGACGGCGGCACCCTCACCCTCAGCACCGTCGCGGGCGGCACCGTGACGGTGCGGACCGACGCGAGCACCCAGGTGATCTCGCTGTCCGGGGTGACGCCCGGCGATCTGCCGGTCGGTGACATGGTGATGGTGCAGGGCGACAAGGGCCAGGACGGCTCGATCACGGCGAAGATCATCATCAGTACCGCGTTGCCGGGCGGCGGACGATGA
- a CDS encoding type III secretion system chaperone family protein, whose product MTAMWFGLAAIALVGAIVLLYFDRVQRQRSGHARQVWAKAQGYTYVSVEPALTSTWRRGALAKLGYLSAVDVVTGIRKGEKFVLFDLEDAATLVAVRRQIGSDIDIDMRLKTASPPKDADLELLGAIGDRVVFATNPEIARHAVDQRMVAFIETLPDTVQMLWSEGNWTLGMLNVGTSARDWETAIDVVLRLSGLLHVLPPVSEPRPNDEDRRRPRPPARSREPEFDDETDWRDEESDDDRFDDGRPADRTFDDRAVDADEFGPDELDAGGPDADEAAPRPERRAEPADSRRPSLAVVPDARRREPAEDREDADRPDDREPREPSEPAAPRSGERPGGPFHPGFRPYQGPVPQ is encoded by the coding sequence ATGACGGCTATGTGGTTCGGATTGGCGGCGATCGCGCTGGTGGGTGCGATCGTGCTGCTCTATTTCGATCGGGTCCAGCGGCAGCGCTCCGGGCACGCGCGACAGGTGTGGGCCAAGGCCCAGGGATACACCTACGTGTCGGTGGAGCCCGCGCTCACCTCGACGTGGCGGCGCGGCGCGCTGGCCAAGCTCGGCTACCTCTCGGCGGTCGACGTGGTGACCGGCATCCGCAAGGGCGAGAAGTTCGTTTTGTTCGATCTCGAGGACGCCGCGACGCTGGTGGCCGTGCGCCGCCAGATCGGCTCCGACATCGACATCGACATGCGGCTCAAGACCGCCTCCCCGCCCAAGGACGCCGACCTGGAACTGCTGGGCGCCATCGGCGACCGGGTGGTCTTCGCGACCAATCCGGAGATCGCCCGGCACGCGGTGGACCAGCGGATGGTCGCCTTCATCGAGACGCTGCCCGACACCGTGCAGATGCTCTGGAGCGAGGGCAACTGGACCCTGGGCATGCTCAACGTCGGCACGTCGGCCCGCGACTGGGAGACCGCGATCGACGTGGTGTTGCGCCTGTCCGGCCTGCTGCACGTGCTGCCGCCGGTCAGCGAACCGCGCCCGAACGACGAGGACCGTCGGCGTCCCCGCCCGCCCGCCCGCTCCCGCGAACCCGAGTTCGACGACGAGACCGATTGGCGCGACGAGGAATCCGACGACGACCGGTTCGACGACGGTCGCCCGGCCGACCGGACGTTCGACGACCGGGCAGTCGATGCCGACGAGTTCGGTCCCGACGAGCTCGATGCCGGCGGACCGGACGCCGACGAAGCCGCGCCCCGCCCGGAGCGCCGCGCCGAACCCGCCGACTCGCGCCGCCCCTCGCTGGCCGTGGTCCCCGACGCCCGCAGGCGCGAGCCCGCCGAGGACCGCGAAGACGCCGACCGCCCCGACGACCGCGAACCCCGCGAGCCCTCGGAGCCCGCCGCGCCGCGCTCCGGGGAGCGCCCGGGCGGCCCGTTCCACCCCGGCTTCCGCCCCTACCAGGGTCCTGTCCCGCAGTGA
- a CDS encoding SDR family NAD(P)-dependent oxidoreductase, whose translation MTDSPAPARLPGATRPVALITGPTSGIGHGYATRLASLGYDLVLVARDADRLHDLAAELERRYATRSEVLTADLAVAHDRERVAARAADGIEFLVNNAGFAHSGEFWTLPYEQLQAQLDVNVTAVLQLTHAALPAMIAAAKGSIVNVASVAGLIPGRGSTYSASKAYVVSFTEGLAGGLAGTGVRIQALCPGFVRTEFHRRAGIEMSSLPEPLWLSVDQVVSGSLRDLDADRVISVPGVQYKVLTTAAGLIPRALQVRMNRGLFNSRGRT comes from the coding sequence ATGACCGACAGTCCCGCCCCCGCACGCCTGCCCGGTGCCACCCGGCCCGTCGCCCTGATCACCGGACCCACCTCCGGCATCGGCCACGGCTACGCCACCCGACTGGCCTCGCTCGGCTACGACCTGGTGCTCGTCGCCCGTGACGCCGACCGGCTGCACGACCTGGCCGCCGAGCTGGAACGCCGATACGCCACCCGCTCGGAGGTGCTCACCGCCGACCTGGCCGTGGCGCACGACCGTGAGCGGGTCGCCGCACGGGCCGCCGACGGCATCGAATTCCTCGTCAACAACGCGGGATTCGCGCACTCCGGCGAATTCTGGACGTTGCCCTACGAGCAGCTGCAGGCCCAGCTCGACGTCAACGTCACCGCCGTGCTGCAACTCACCCACGCCGCGCTACCCGCCATGATCGCCGCCGCCAAGGGGTCGATCGTCAACGTCGCCAGTGTCGCGGGCCTGATCCCCGGCCGCGGCTCGACCTATTCGGCCTCCAAGGCCTACGTCGTATCCTTCACCGAGGGGTTGGCCGGCGGACTCGCCGGAACCGGTGTGCGGATCCAGGCGCTGTGCCCGGGGTTCGTGCGCACCGAGTTCCATCGGCGGGCAGGCATCGAGATGTCCTCGCTGCCCGAGCCGTTGTGGCTCTCGGTCGACCAGGTCGTCAGCGGCTCGCTGCGCGATCTGGACGCCGACCGCGTGATCAGCGTGCCCGGCGTGCAGTACAAGGTGCTCACCACCGCGGCCGGACTCATCCCGCGGGCCCTGCAGGTCCGAATGAACCGGGGCCTGTTCAACTCACGCGGAAGGACATAG
- the pyrE gene encoding orotate phosphoribosyltransferase — MMDQARVTRPELTGGDRDALAALVRELAVVHGKVTLSSGKEADYYVDLRRATLHHEAGPLIGKLLRELVADWDFDAVGGLTMGADPVALAVLHAPGRPIDAFVVRKAAKTHGMQRQIEGPDVTGKRVLVVEDTTTTGNSPLTAVRALREAGATVVGVATVVDRETGADQVIAAEGLEYRSILGLKDLALG; from the coding sequence ATGATGGATCAGGCGAGGGTCACGCGGCCCGAGCTGACCGGCGGCGACCGCGACGCGCTGGCCGCCCTGGTGCGCGAGCTGGCCGTCGTGCACGGCAAGGTGACGCTCTCCTCCGGCAAGGAGGCCGACTACTACGTCGACCTGCGCCGGGCGACCCTGCACCACGAGGCCGGTCCGTTGATCGGCAAACTGCTGCGCGAGCTGGTCGCCGACTGGGATTTCGACGCCGTCGGCGGCCTCACCATGGGCGCCGACCCGGTCGCGCTGGCCGTGCTGCACGCACCGGGCCGTCCGATCGACGCGTTCGTGGTGCGCAAGGCCGCCAAGACCCACGGCATGCAGCGGCAGATCGAAGGCCCCGACGTCACCGGCAAGCGGGTGCTGGTCGTCGAAGACACCACCACCACCGGCAATTCCCCGCTCACCGCCGTGCGCGCGCTGCGCGAGGCCGGGGCGACCGTGGTGGGCGTGGCCACGGTGGTGGACCGGGAAACCGGCGCCGACCAGGTGATCGCGGCCGAGGGGCTGGAGTATCGGTCGATCCTCGGACTGAAGGATCTGGCGCTGGGTTAG
- a CDS encoding beta-ketoacyl-ACP synthase 3, with the protein MVSIAVNKGRENVAMLGIGAYRPQRIVSNDEVCEVLDSTDQWIYERTGIRNRRWISGDETLRSIAAAAGERALNNTGIDRSKIGALILCTSSWLKLTPHGAPTVASDLGMNGIAAFDLTSGCGGFGYGLGVAADLIRAGSAEYVLVIGAETMTVGLDPTDRGTAMIFGDGAGAVVVGPSEENGISPTVWGSDGENAEAIAQDVDFLEFMNKAQALQGTDPAVEPVGRMSLRMEGPRVFRWAAVTLPRALASALEVSGVSKEDIEVFVPHQANARINELMKKNLGLADDIPMANDIENTGNTSAASIPLAMEEMLVTGKAKGGQLALLLGFGAGLSYAGQVVTLPPAPKEASFSV; encoded by the coding sequence GTGGTGAGCATTGCAGTGAATAAGGGTCGCGAGAATGTTGCGATGCTCGGTATCGGGGCTTACCGACCGCAGCGCATCGTCAGCAATGACGAGGTGTGCGAGGTCCTCGACTCGACCGACCAGTGGATCTACGAGCGCACCGGCATCCGTAACCGGCGCTGGATCAGCGGCGACGAGACGTTGCGCTCCATCGCCGCCGCCGCGGGTGAGCGCGCGCTGAACAACACCGGCATCGACCGGTCCAAGATCGGCGCGCTGATCCTGTGCACCTCGAGCTGGCTCAAGCTCACGCCGCACGGCGCCCCGACCGTGGCCTCCGACCTGGGGATGAACGGCATCGCCGCCTTCGACCTCACCTCCGGCTGCGGCGGCTTCGGCTACGGCCTCGGGGTGGCCGCCGATCTGATCCGCGCGGGCTCGGCCGAATACGTGCTGGTGATCGGCGCCGAGACGATGACCGTCGGCCTCGACCCGACCGACCGCGGCACCGCCATGATCTTCGGCGACGGTGCGGGCGCGGTCGTGGTCGGCCCCAGCGAGGAGAACGGCATCTCCCCGACGGTGTGGGGCAGCGACGGCGAGAACGCCGAAGCCATCGCCCAGGACGTCGACTTCCTCGAGTTCATGAACAAGGCGCAGGCCCTGCAGGGCACCGACCCGGCCGTGGAGCCGGTGGGCCGGATGTCGCTGCGCATGGAGGGTCCGCGGGTGTTCCGGTGGGCGGCCGTCACCCTGCCGCGCGCGCTGGCCAGCGCCCTCGAGGTCTCCGGTGTCTCCAAGGAGGACATCGAGGTCTTCGTCCCGCACCAGGCCAACGCCCGGATCAACGAGTTGATGAAGAAGAACCTCGGGCTCGCCGACGACATCCCGATGGCCAACGACATCGAGAACACCGGCAACACCTCCGCCGCCTCCATCCCGCTGGCCATGGAGGAGATGCTGGTCACCGGCAAGGCCAAGGGCGGTCAGCTCGCGCTGCTGCTCGGCTTCGGTGCCGGGCTGAGCTACGCGGGCCAGGTCGTCACCCTGCCGCCCGCCCCGAAAGAGGCCAGCTTCAGTGTCTGA
- a CDS encoding lysoplasmalogenase, which produces MSDRRVRSDRRVRPLRAGFLAAAAVTVYGAATGRDTLQWLAKPLMMPLLAADVATGGADIEPGERTVLLASLGAATVGDVLLIDPDDDRRLVAGAAAFAVMQTGYATLWWRRGARPTRPVTVQRLAAWLGAAALLRAKAPTVALPLTAYGATLGTAGVLASDPELAPAALTVGGLNFPDSDPRSRLALGSLLFTLSDGLIVLRRIFARSTRSRRTTEAVILTTYAAAQYLLADPRAHTRP; this is translated from the coding sequence GTGTCTGATCGGCGGGTGCGATCCGATCGGCGGGTGCGCCCGTTGCGCGCGGGCTTCCTCGCGGCCGCCGCGGTGACCGTCTACGGCGCCGCCACCGGCCGCGACACGCTCCAGTGGCTGGCCAAACCGCTGATGATGCCGCTGCTGGCCGCCGACGTGGCCACCGGCGGCGCCGACATCGAGCCGGGCGAGCGCACCGTGCTGCTCGCCTCCCTCGGCGCCGCCACCGTCGGCGACGTCCTGCTCATCGACCCCGACGACGACCGTCGCCTGGTCGCGGGTGCCGCCGCCTTCGCCGTCATGCAGACCGGTTACGCCACCCTGTGGTGGCGGCGCGGCGCCCGCCCCACCCGCCCCGTCACCGTGCAACGGCTGGCCGCCTGGCTCGGCGCCGCCGCCCTCCTGCGTGCGAAGGCCCCCACCGTCGCCCTCCCCCTCACCGCCTACGGCGCCACCCTCGGCACCGCAGGCGTCCTGGCGTCGGACCCCGAACTCGCCCCCGCGGCCCTGACCGTCGGCGGCCTCAACTTCCCCGACTCCGACCCCCGCAGCCGCCTCGCCCTCGGCTCCCTGCTGTTCACCCTCTCCGACGGCCTCATCGTCCTGCGCCGAATCTTCGCCCGCAGCACCCGATCCCGCCGCACCACCGAAGCCGTCATCCTCACCACCTACGCCGCCGCCCAATACCTTCTCGCCGACCCCCGAGCCCACACCCGCCCCTGA